In Actinomycetes bacterium, one DNA window encodes the following:
- a CDS encoding transcriptional regulator, whose translation MPTLAKGKRITGSDRDKLAKDLKKQYQAGASIRELANETGRSYGFIHRLLSDSGVKLRGRGGATRGKATGKR comes from the coding sequence GTGCCGACACTCGCCAAAGGTAAACGAATTACCGGATCTGATCGAGACAAATTGGCGAAGGATTTGAAGAAGCAGTACCAGGCTGGCGCCAGTATTCGTGAACTTGCGAATGAAACCGGTCGCTCCTACGGCTTCATCCATCGGTTGCTCAGTGACAGCGGTGTCAAACTGCGTGGCCGCGGTGGCGCGACCAGGGGGAAGGCAACGGGCAAGCGCTAG
- a CDS encoding enoyl-CoA hydratase/isomerase family protein, whose product MAVMDELPQIADGVRVETSDRVMRITLCSPDNRNAQTPALWRRLAQAGEFAAETGIDVVLLAAEGPSFSAGLDRRMFTPEGIPGEGSLVELTAAPDAEIDAVIAQYQHGFSVFTDGPFVSIALVQGHAVGAGFQLALACDLILCADDAQFSMREASYGLVPDLTGTSRLTRTVGYQRAMDICLTTRWVVAEEVRNLGLAVDVRPVAELAAAGDELAAGLAGAVPGTARDMKSLLRAAEIRSPREQRDMERLTQIRRLRTLAELAAAAGS is encoded by the coding sequence ATGGCCGTTATGGATGAACTGCCACAGATCGCTGACGGAGTCCGGGTAGAAACTAGTGACCGCGTAATGCGGATTACCTTGTGTTCCCCGGACAATCGCAACGCGCAAACCCCAGCGCTATGGCGTCGGTTAGCCCAGGCGGGGGAGTTCGCCGCTGAGACGGGTATTGACGTCGTGCTCCTTGCGGCGGAAGGCCCCTCTTTCTCCGCCGGCCTGGATCGTCGAATGTTCACTCCCGAGGGGATTCCGGGGGAGGGGTCGCTGGTGGAACTGACAGCGGCACCCGATGCTGAGATCGATGCCGTCATCGCGCAGTATCAGCACGGTTTCTCCGTGTTCACCGATGGTCCCTTTGTCAGTATCGCGCTCGTGCAGGGGCACGCCGTCGGGGCTGGATTTCAGTTGGCACTCGCCTGTGATCTGATTCTGTGCGCTGATGACGCACAATTCAGCATGCGCGAGGCGTCCTACGGTCTGGTGCCGGATTTGACTGGAACATCTCGGTTGACTCGCACGGTTGGTTATCAGCGGGCCATGGATATTTGTCTCACTACCCGCTGGGTCGTCGCCGAGGAGGTACGCAATCTCGGCTTGGCGGTGGACGTTCGACCGGTGGCTGAACTAGCTGCAGCGGGGGATGAGTTGGCTGCTGGCCTGGCCGGCGCGGTACCCGGCACTGCTCGGGACATGAAGTCGCTGCTGCGAGCAGCCGAGATCCGTTCGCCCCGAGAGCAGCGCGATATGGAGCGGCTCACCCAGATCCGGCGACTGCGCACGCTTGCCGAACTGGCGGCAGCGGCGGGATCGTAG
- a CDS encoding ABC transporter ATP-binding protein/permease, with the protein MGPMGGSRLTAWRSYSRDRGVLNETLPRDLWRRVLRYGRPFRPLVVLFLITLVIGSLLTVAQPLLFRRIVDDGITPGNASIVSFTAIAVGVVAIIDAGIGLYGRYLSARIGEGLIFNLRAEVFDHVQRQSLAFFTRAQTGALVSRLNSDVIGAQQAFTSTLSGVVGNLISVVVVLVTMLILSWQITVLALVLVPLFLLPARWLGRRLQVLTREQMQLNADLSAQMTERFNVAGALLVKLYGRPQEEDELYQGKAAGVRDLGVRIAMANRYFFTALTLVAALATAIAYGVGGNLVIGETITLGTLLAIVALLAQLYGPLTALSNVRVDVMTALVSFDRVFEVLDLKPLVADEPDARPLPAGIEARLEFRDVGFTYPRASEVSLASLEGVARSTKEASATAPALHEIDFTVAPGTMTALVGPSGAGKTTITALVSRLYDPDAGAVTIGGHDLREMTQQSVHDAVGVVTQDAHLFHDTILANLRYANPSANIDEVWAACEDARIAELIRSLPDGMDTMVGDRGHRLSGGEKQRLAIARLLLKQPQLVVLDEATAHLDSDSEAAVQRALARALSGRTSLVIAHRLSTIREADEILVVDSGRIVERGSHADLLAAGGLYAELYRTQFSQPD; encoded by the coding sequence ATGGGCCCTATGGGCGGCAGCCGTTTGACCGCTTGGCGTTCCTATTCGCGCGACCGTGGGGTATTGAACGAAACTTTGCCACGAGACCTGTGGCGGCGAGTGCTTCGGTATGGCCGGCCGTTTCGACCGCTAGTGGTGCTGTTCCTCATCACGCTAGTCATCGGCTCACTGCTCACCGTGGCGCAGCCGCTACTCTTTCGCAGGATTGTGGATGATGGCATCACCCCGGGAAACGCGAGCATCGTCAGCTTCACCGCGATCGCTGTCGGAGTGGTGGCCATCATCGATGCCGGCATTGGACTGTACGGCCGCTATCTGTCGGCGCGAATCGGTGAAGGTCTGATCTTCAACCTGCGTGCCGAGGTATTCGATCACGTGCAACGACAGTCGTTGGCGTTCTTCACCCGGGCCCAGACGGGCGCGTTGGTGTCCCGATTGAACTCCGATGTCATCGGGGCCCAGCAAGCTTTCACCTCCACCCTCAGCGGTGTGGTCGGCAATCTGATCTCGGTGGTCGTCGTGCTAGTCACGATGTTGATCCTGAGTTGGCAGATCACCGTGCTCGCGTTGGTGCTGGTGCCACTCTTCCTGTTACCCGCCCGGTGGCTGGGTCGCCGTCTGCAAGTGCTCACCCGAGAACAAATGCAACTCAACGCTGATCTGAGTGCGCAGATGACGGAGCGATTCAACGTCGCTGGCGCCCTGTTGGTGAAACTCTATGGGCGCCCGCAAGAAGAGGATGAGCTGTATCAGGGCAAGGCCGCCGGCGTTCGGGATCTGGGAGTCCGGATTGCGATGGCGAACCGCTACTTCTTCACCGCACTGACGTTGGTAGCGGCGCTAGCCACTGCGATCGCCTACGGCGTCGGCGGCAATCTTGTCATCGGCGAAACCATCACGTTGGGAACTTTGCTCGCCATCGTTGCCCTATTAGCGCAGCTCTATGGTCCGCTGACCGCGCTGTCTAATGTCCGGGTGGACGTCATGACCGCGCTGGTCTCGTTTGATCGGGTCTTCGAGGTACTGGATCTTAAACCCCTCGTCGCAGACGAGCCTGATGCGCGACCGCTACCCGCCGGCATCGAGGCCCGGTTAGAGTTCCGAGACGTCGGTTTTACCTATCCACGAGCCAGCGAAGTGTCATTGGCCTCGCTGGAGGGGGTCGCACGCTCCACGAAAGAGGCGAGTGCAACGGCACCAGCACTCCACGAGATCGACTTCACCGTAGCGCCGGGAACTATGACTGCGTTGGTGGGACCGTCCGGTGCGGGTAAGACCACCATCACCGCCTTGGTGTCCCGGCTCTATGACCCAGACGCAGGTGCGGTGACAATCGGCGGACACGATCTGCGGGAGATGACCCAGCAATCTGTCCACGACGCGGTCGGCGTTGTAACTCAAGATGCCCACTTATTCCACGACACCATTCTTGCCAACCTGCGTTATGCCAACCCATCGGCGAATATCGACGAGGTGTGGGCTGCCTGTGAAGATGCCCGAATCGCTGAACTGATTCGTTCGCTGCCGGACGGGATGGACACGATGGTGGGGGACCGCGGTCATCGGCTGTCGGGCGGCGAAAAGCAGCGGTTGGCCATTGCCCGACTGTTGCTGAAACAGCCGCAGTTGGTGGTCTTGGACGAAGCTACCGCGCACCTCGACAGTGACAGCGAAGCCGCGGTACAGCGAGCTTTAGCCCGAGCCTTGTCTGGCAGGACT